Below is a genomic region from Fischerella sp. PCC 9605.
AATTTCCCACCGAAGAAGCTGTGAAAACCCATATCCGAACTTTGCGTCAGAAACTGCGATCGGTTGGTGCGCCCGGTGATTTCATAGAAACTGTTCATGGGCTTGGCTATCGAATGAAGCGACTCGAATAATCCCCCCGATTTCTCCCCGATTTCTCTCCGAATTTTTAACTTTTAGTTGATATCTTGTGCATACAGACAGAGTGTAAACTGAGTGGTTCCATCTAAATACTCACCACTAACTCCTCTGAACCACACATTACTCTGAACTAGGCTTAGTTCAGAGATTTTTTTTCAGCGTTGCTGATTTAAAGTATGAATTTGATTTTGTCATGCTGTAGACGCTTGGTTCGCTGAGCAGCGCATCTACACTCCACTGCATTGCGTACCTACAAGAAGGCTTACGCCTACAGAACGACAATTCATACCCTAATTCAGCAACGCCTATTTTTTACATACATCTCACGCAGACCAAGCTTCTCGGAAATCAGCATATAGCGTCAGTCCACCATCAATAAACAACGTTTGTCCAGTGATATATGCCGCCTCATCCGAAGCTAAAAAAGCTACTGCTGCCGCCATTTCTTCCGAAGTTCCTGCACGACCCATTGGGATGTGACTTTCTACAACTGCCTTTTTTTCAGGGTTGTTCACCCAATCTTCGTTTATAGGCGTGATAGTCGCTCCTGGTGCGATCGCGTTCACACGAATACCTCGGTTAGCATATTCCAGCGCTAGAGTTTTAGTCATATTCTCCATTCCACCTTTGCTAATCGAATAGCTGACATAAAATGGCCGGGGAATAATTTCGTGAACACTGGAAATGTTAATGATGATTCCGGGGCGGTTTTGGGAGAGGAAATGTTTGATCGTTTCACGCGCGCACAGATAAGCACCTCGGAGATTCACCCCAATTACCCGGTCAAAGTCTTCGGTCTTAATTTCATGAGATGGGCATTCGATTTGAATTCCGGCATTGTTAACCAGAATATCAAGACTGCCTAATTTATCAACTACAGCGTTAACCATCTCCACAATATCTTCTTCCTTGGAGACATCGCCCTGTACCAGCATTGACTTAACACCACAATTTTCGATATCTCCACAGGCTTTTTGCAAAGCCATTTCTTCAGTTTCTTCCGCAGCTTCGGGACTTTTACGATAGTTAATGGCAATATTACAACCTTCTTGGGCAAGACGGATGGCGATCGCCTGTCCAATACCTGAACTAGCACCTGTAATCAGGGCACTTTTACCTTTTAATCCTTTCATTGCATTTTCCTCCATCAACAGTAACAAACCAACTATTTCTATGATTTATATCTATGAGCGTAAATTTGCTGGAACTTGCTCCGGAACAACCCACAGATAGATAGTTCTGCCGTCCACCCGTTCCACTTGCTGTGGTTTCCACTCGCCCATGTCGAAGGCATGGGAAACAATGCGAGTGCCTGGTTTAAGTTCCTGCAACAGCTTGGGACGAAGCTTGAGATTTATATCGGGTAGTAAGTAGAGTGTTACTACTGTGGCTTCACTCAAATCAGTTTGAAACAAGTCTTGCTGGCGGAATTCCACCTGGTTTGTTACTTTTGCTTTTTGAGCATTGGCGTTCGCTTCTCGAACACGTTGAGGGTCAATGTCTACACCAACACCTCTAATACCGTATTTTTGCGCCGCAGTAATCGGAATCCGTCCATCACCACTACCCAAATCGTAAATCACATCATTCGGCCCGACGTTTGCCAGTTTCAGCATGGCATCTACCACAGGCTGTGGTGTTGGTACATAGGGAACATCAGCAGGACGTTCTTGTGGTGCGGTTGTCGGAGCAGATACTTGCGCGTCTGCCTCAAAGTTGCGTGTTGGCGTACATCCTGCAAATCCTAGACTAGCAAAACTTATACTTGCAAGAATTCCAAGTAGTATTTTGTGTAGGTGCATATTTTTCTCCTTTATTATTTGTCTTTTGTTAAAGCCAATGACTAATTAGGGCGTTGTCGGTAACGATTCCATAGCAACAAGGGAATACCTGCTGCTACAACCAAAACACCCATAGTTGCCCCTACTCCCGTATACGCCAAGCTGGAGTAGAGTAGGTAGCCGCAAATCAGACAAAACAGCAGTGGTGTCCAAGGATAAAATGGCACTCGGAACGGACGCTGTACGTGGGGTTCCCGTCTTCGCAGCACAAACAACGATATGCCCGAAAGCAGGAAAAAGAACCAAAACACTGGGGCAGTATAATCCACCATAGTTTCAAAACCTTTGCGGGTGAAAGTACCGACCAACACCAGTGCTAGGGCAATCCCGGTTTGCAGTATAAATGCTTCTTTAGGCGCGCTGGGGCGTTTCTGCCAGCGTCCCATAAAGGCAAACACTGAAAAATCTTGCCCCAGAGCGTAGTTAGTGCGTGCCCCAGTAAAGATAGTAGCGTTGAGTGCCCCCAAGGTAGAAACAGCAATGAGTAAGCTAACGAATACAGCTCCGCCTTCACCCCAAAGACGGCGCATTAAATCTGCTGCCACGGCTTCTGATTGTGCCATACCTGCCAATCCCAGTCCGCGCAGGTAAGCAAGATTGATCAGCAGGTAAATAGCAGTGATAATACCAATACTTGCAAGTAGCGATCGCACTATATTACGTCTGAAATCCTGAATTTCAGCTGATATGTAAGCTGCCTCGTTCCATCCACCGTAGGATAATAGGACGAATACCATCGCCAGTCCTATCGCTCCTCCAGAGGAAGTATCAGGAACAGAGGGAACTTCTGAAGCAGAAACTGTCAGTCCAATTACCACGATCAAGAGCAAACCGAGGACTTTAGCTGCGGTGAGCAAATTTTGTGTCCACTTGCCCTGCTGCAAACCGATGATGTTTAAAGCGGTAAGGAAGAGAATTGCCATTGCGGCATAAACTGAGGATGAAAACCCACCCAGTCGCCATATTTGCGAAGCATAATCGCCAAAAACAAATGCCAGCAGGACAATTGAACCTGTTTGAATTACCGTCATCCGCGCCCAAGCAAATAGAAAAGCAACGATCCGCCCAAAGGAACGCTTCAGGTAGTAGTAGGTTCCTCCAACATCGGGATATGTTGTTGCTAACTCTGCATAGCACAACGCTCCCACAAAAGATGCCGCGCCACCAGCTAGCCAGAACAGCAATACTGCAATATCACTGCCTGAATTTGCAGCGACGAGTGCCGGAGTTTGAAAAATACCTGCCCCAATGACAATACCGACGATCAGCGCAACTGCATCGAAAAAAGCTAAAGATGGCTTTGGTGCTGCGACTTCAGTCATTGCTGCCTGCGTTGGGGTGCTGTTGTAGTTTTTTTTTCTATTCACATCAATTCCTTGTTAGCTTACCAGTTCTAACTTCAGCACTACTTCTGATACTGTTTCTCGAAAAAATGACTACAAATTTTCTTGGCTTGTAGTAAGCACAAAGCGTGCTTACTATACCCCTGTCAAGGTGTGAGTCTTGGAAATGGATTTTTCTTGGTGTCTTGGTGTCTTAGTGTCTTTGTGGTGAAAAAAGAATTATTTAAACACCAAGACACTAAGACACAAAGAGGAAGATAGTCTTCTCTACTAAGATAATGGTTCGTTTTTTACTCACCTTGACAGGGCTAGTGCTTACTACAAGCCATTTACGCTTTGGGCTTGTGCAAGGCTTGGAACTGTCATTGCAGAAATTGTTGTAGCCAAAGTCAAGCCGAAGAATACTCTTTTATTCATCGGTAATCACCTTTGAACTCTGCTTTCTTTACTTTAAGTGTGAAAACAAAATGTGATGTGAAAGTGACAATCCTTGGACTCTGCTCGACATCTTAATCTTTACCGCGTAACGCGTAGGATTTTATCCCGCTGTGATGGGCAATCCCCACGTCCGTCGCAGTTACTGGTTGTCACGTACAATTCGCCGTCTGGCCCCATTATCGCCTCCCTGAGCCGCCCATACTTACCTTGCAAGTACACCTCATGTTGCCGAACTTGCTGAGGAGATTGTGGATCGAAGACAACACGCTGCAAGTGTTCGGAACGGAGGGTGGCAATGATTAAGCTGCCTTTCCACTCAGGAATGGCATTTCCTGTGTAAATTGTTGCTCCGCCTGGAGGCAAAGCTTGACGCCAGACAATAGACGGTGTGACGAGTCCTTCCTTTGATTCGCAGCGGTAGATGGTGGGCCAACCAAGATTATCGCCCGCTTGAGCTACACTGACTTTATCATGACCACTTCTATTTAACTCCCCACTCGGGCCGTGGTCAGTAACCAAGAGTGTGGATGCATCACGCCAATCAAATCCCTGAGTGTTGCGAATGCCTGTAATATAGACCGGGTTGCCTGGAAATGGATTATCTTGCGGTACTTGTCCATCTGGCGTGACGCGCAGGATTTTACCAGCCAGAGATTTAACATCTTGAGAAATTTGTGGATCCCGTGCATCGCCAGTCCCGATGTAAAGCATTCCATCAGGGCCGAAACGAATGCGACCGCCATTATGATACAAGGCAACTGGAATATTATCGACAATTACCCGATCTGACGAAGCGCTTTGTCCGTCCGACGATAACCGCCAGCGTTCCACACGATTGACCTGCGACCCATTTCTATCAGCAGTGTAGTACAAGTAGAAAAAGCGGTTATTGGCGAAGTCCGGATGCACCGCAATACCGAGTAAACCACCTTCGCCACTGTCTGTAACTTTGACTGTAGCTACAGGTTTTTGCACAAGTTTGCCATCCCGCACAAGTCGCACTCGCCCCGGTCGTTCAGTAACCAGCATATTTCCATTTGGTAAAAACGCAATTCCCCAAGGTACTTCAAGACCTGTTGCTACCTCTTCCACTTGTACGTTTACCTGTCCTTGAGATCCGAAGCCTTCTTTAACTAAGGTACATGTCTGATTATTAGAGTTCTGTTGCTCAGATTGTGCAGATACTGTTGTATCTTGATCGTTTGGAGTTGCTGATTCAGATGTTGGTACAGTGCAAGACACAAGCCCTAATAAAACCATGCTTCCAACTAATTTATTAGAAAATATACTTGTGATTTTCATAGTTTTTATTTCCAATTATTATTGCTTTATGCGCGGTTTTATAAGTTGATATAGCAGATATTAGTTGACTGGAATATAGGTTGTTTTAGGAGCAAAAATTTTTTCTTTAGTTATAATTTTTGTCTGTGGGTAAAGCAGAATTCCATAATTTTTACGCGTGAAAACCCAATTCCCAATCCCTTTTACATCTCATGACCGAACAAGGCACTCATTAAAAAGTAAAAAGGCATTCATAAAGAAAAAGAACAATGGTCACGCTTCACCATTATGTATTTATGGAACGATCGGGAAAACATTCCCAATCGAGACGCATAGCGCGAGAAATAATACGTCCAAATCAAGTTAAAAGTTAAAAGGCACTCATAATAAATTGTTTTACTTTTTACTTGTTTTATGGTGATTATATTTTTACTTTTTACCTTTTACTTTTTACTTCTTAATTATTACTCTGAACTCATGATTACTGCCAATGATAAATTTGAATTTTGTACACACATCAAGCTTGGCAGTAATCACAAAGGATTTTGAATTCTTAGAAGTTATAACCAACGCCTAGTAGCACGCCGATATTTGTGTCATCAAGAAAACTGACGTTTAAACCAGCGTTCGCTGTCAGGCGATCTGCGATTGGCACATCCACACCGCCAGAAACTAGAAAGCCAACATTGCTATCATCTGCTGTTGAAATCGAAACTCCGGCCCCTAGATAAGGCGCAGCACTGATTTGGGTTTCTCCTG
It encodes:
- a CDS encoding APC family permease, which gives rise to MTEVAAPKPSLAFFDAVALIVGIVIGAGIFQTPALVAANSGSDIAVLLFWLAGGAASFVGALCYAELATTYPDVGGTYYYLKRSFGRIVAFLFAWARMTVIQTGSIVLLAFVFGDYASQIWRLGGFSSSVYAAMAILFLTALNIIGLQQGKWTQNLLTAAKVLGLLLIVVIGLTVSASEVPSVPDTSSGGAIGLAMVFVLLSYGGWNEAAYISAEIQDFRRNIVRSLLASIGIITAIYLLINLAYLRGLGLAGMAQSEAVAADLMRRLWGEGGAVFVSLLIAVSTLGALNATIFTGARTNYALGQDFSVFAFMGRWQKRPSAPKEAFILQTGIALALVLVGTFTRKGFETMVDYTAPVFWFFFLLSGISLFVLRRREPHVQRPFRVPFYPWTPLLFCLICGYLLYSSLAYTGVGATMGVLVVAAGIPLLLWNRYRQRPN
- a CDS encoding SDR family oxidoreductase, coding for MKGLKGKSALITGASSGIGQAIAIRLAQEGCNIAINYRKSPEAAEETEEMALQKACGDIENCGVKSMLVQGDVSKEEDIVEMVNAVVDKLGSLDILVNNAGIQIECPSHEIKTEDFDRVIGVNLRGAYLCARETIKHFLSQNRPGIIINISSVHEIIPRPFYVSYSISKGGMENMTKTLALEYANRGIRVNAIAPGATITPINEDWVNNPEKKAVVESHIPMGRAGTSEEMAAAVAFLASDEAAYITGQTLFIDGGLTLYADFREAWSA
- a CDS encoding SAM-dependent methyltransferase codes for the protein MHLHKILLGILASISFASLGFAGCTPTRNFEADAQVSAPTTAPQERPADVPYVPTPQPVVDAMLKLANVGPNDVIYDLGSGDGRIPITAAQKYGIRGVGVDIDPQRVREANANAQKAKVTNQVEFRQQDLFQTDLSEATVVTLYLLPDINLKLRPKLLQELKPGTRIVSHAFDMGEWKPQQVERVDGRTIYLWVVPEQVPANLRS
- a CDS encoding PQQ-dependent sugar dehydrogenase, with product MKITSIFSNKLVGSMVLLGLVSCTVPTSESATPNDQDTTVSAQSEQQNSNNQTCTLVKEGFGSQGQVNVQVEEVATGLEVPWGIAFLPNGNMLVTERPGRVRLVRDGKLVQKPVATVKVTDSGEGGLLGIAVHPDFANNRFFYLYYTADRNGSQVNRVERWRLSSDGQSASSDRVIVDNIPVALYHNGGRIRFGPDGMLYIGTGDARDPQISQDVKSLAGKILRVTPDGQVPQDNPFPGNPVYITGIRNTQGFDWRDASTLLVTDHGPSGELNRSGHDKVSVAQAGDNLGWPTIYRCESKEGLVTPSIVWRQALPPGGATIYTGNAIPEWKGSLIIATLRSEHLQRVVFDPQSPQQVRQHEVYLQGKYGRLREAIMGPDGELYVTTSNCDGRGDCPSQRDKILRVTR